A genomic window from Rhodococcus sp. KBS0724 includes:
- a CDS encoding Ldh family oxidoreductase, with translation MSTTRVRVQEQTLRVLAGNIFVAAGCSAEHADLIADALVWANLRGVDAHGVSRIPRYLELFDSGDANPAPDITVDQTRSAVAIVDADSAPGPIALSTAMDHAMSLARTVGIAWVSVRGTVHTGALGYYTARAADYGMAGLGIVAGMPTPAHPGRGGAAVATNPLSVALPAGRRQMVLLDTATPKLCPPGGLPSSGGEGAGMSLILELLASGLASNPIVSRLHSDKPEGRRHRENAVLMAVDISAFVAPEEFMGTVDDTIEAINRLPATNSTVDLSYPGEQGVKTLHERRVDGIPLDVQLLDELETAAEKLSAGVPSDFR, from the coding sequence ATGTCTACTACTCGTGTTCGCGTCCAGGAGCAGACGTTGCGCGTGCTCGCCGGCAACATCTTCGTCGCCGCGGGATGTTCTGCGGAACACGCCGATCTCATCGCAGATGCCCTCGTATGGGCGAATCTGCGTGGGGTCGACGCTCATGGAGTGTCGCGGATTCCGCGCTACCTCGAATTGTTCGACAGCGGGGATGCCAACCCGGCTCCGGATATCACCGTGGACCAGACGCGGTCAGCGGTTGCCATCGTCGATGCCGATTCGGCGCCGGGTCCGATTGCATTGTCCACCGCCATGGATCACGCAATGAGCCTGGCGCGCACAGTCGGTATTGCCTGGGTGAGCGTCAGGGGCACCGTCCATACGGGCGCTCTCGGGTACTACACGGCGCGGGCCGCCGACTACGGGATGGCGGGTTTGGGGATTGTCGCGGGTATGCCCACGCCGGCCCACCCCGGACGCGGTGGGGCGGCAGTGGCCACGAACCCATTGTCCGTGGCGTTGCCCGCCGGGAGGCGTCAGATGGTTCTGCTCGACACGGCGACACCGAAGTTGTGCCCGCCAGGCGGATTGCCGTCCAGCGGTGGGGAGGGGGCAGGAATGTCACTGATTCTCGAGCTTCTTGCCAGCGGGTTGGCCTCGAATCCGATCGTCAGCCGCCTTCACTCGGACAAGCCGGAGGGACGCCGCCACCGGGAGAATGCAGTACTGATGGCAGTCGACATCTCGGCGTTTGTTGCTCCGGAAGAATTCATGGGGACGGTCGACGACACGATCGAGGCCATCAACAGATTGCCGGCAACCAATTCGACAGTCGACCTGTCGTACCCGGGGGAGCAGGGAGTCAAGACACTTCACGAACGTCGTGTGGACGGCATCCCCCTCGATGTTCAGCTTTTGGACGAGCTCGAGACTGCGGCCGAGAAACTGAGTGCGGGCGTCCCGTCGGACTTCCGTTAG
- a CDS encoding ATP-binding protein, whose translation MPTLAGVLRRRPWGLQKRLVIAMTGVIAVILLVVAVASIISLRTSVTRLVDSQLTGSMASFSHLIDKYLGDPGTDPSTGAMRGRKPLTDYAGQAPGTVILLLDNGTVVDSAVFSDSESVPLNAEAVTQVQNHDWADGERQDLTLAGVGDMRMESIAHKGNSSLIVGISLAAANDAVVHETRVLSVLALLALATTVISTVLVVRHALKPLARVVATAKKVTELPLSVGEVSLDVRVEESDTDPRTELGQVGEALNHLLHHVDEALSVRIAADKSVKQFVTDASHELRTPLASIQGYAELTRQDSDRLPDMTEYSLQRIESEARRMGALVEDLLLLTRLDEGQSLQTSDVDLAELVVNAVNDVRVAAPLHKWVIDVPESAVMVNGDNERLYQLVANLLSNARVHTPPDTTVTVALRVTDDSPDHGSVELTVTDNGPGVAPDILPQLFERFVRGDRGRSRKTDSTGLGLAIAASIVEAHHGTVTVQSRPGLTTFCVCLPRSE comes from the coding sequence ATGCCAACCCTCGCCGGAGTGCTTCGCCGTCGGCCGTGGGGACTGCAAAAACGCCTCGTCATCGCCATGACAGGGGTGATCGCGGTAATTCTCCTCGTCGTTGCCGTCGCAAGCATCATCTCGCTGCGCACATCGGTCACGAGGCTGGTCGATTCGCAGTTGACCGGATCGATGGCCTCGTTCAGCCATTTGATCGACAAGTACCTCGGCGACCCTGGAACCGATCCTTCCACGGGTGCAATGAGGGGCAGAAAACCACTGACCGACTACGCCGGCCAGGCTCCCGGGACGGTCATTCTCCTCCTCGACAACGGCACCGTAGTCGATTCCGCGGTGTTCTCGGACTCCGAATCCGTTCCGCTGAATGCCGAAGCTGTTACCCAAGTCCAGAACCATGACTGGGCGGACGGCGAACGGCAAGACCTCACGCTGGCAGGCGTCGGCGATATGCGAATGGAAAGTATTGCTCACAAAGGAAATTCATCGCTGATTGTCGGAATTTCACTTGCAGCCGCCAACGACGCCGTTGTACATGAAACGCGCGTGCTGTCTGTTCTCGCCCTTCTCGCCCTGGCAACTACTGTCATCAGTACTGTGCTCGTCGTCCGGCACGCCCTGAAGCCGCTCGCCCGGGTAGTTGCGACCGCAAAGAAGGTGACCGAGCTTCCGCTCAGCGTCGGCGAAGTCTCCTTGGACGTACGCGTCGAGGAATCGGACACCGACCCTCGCACCGAATTGGGGCAGGTCGGCGAGGCTCTCAACCATCTTCTCCATCATGTCGACGAGGCGCTGTCGGTTCGGATAGCCGCGGACAAAAGCGTCAAGCAATTCGTCACGGATGCAAGCCATGAGCTTCGGACCCCGCTTGCATCCATCCAGGGATACGCGGAACTCACCCGCCAAGACAGCGACCGACTACCCGACATGACGGAGTACTCACTCCAACGGATCGAGTCCGAAGCCAGGCGCATGGGTGCGCTGGTCGAAGACTTGCTGTTGCTCACGCGACTGGACGAAGGCCAGAGCCTGCAAACCTCGGATGTCGATCTTGCGGAACTGGTCGTCAACGCCGTGAACGACGTACGCGTCGCCGCTCCCCTGCACAAATGGGTGATCGACGTACCCGAATCCGCAGTGATGGTGAACGGAGACAACGAGCGTCTCTACCAATTGGTGGCGAATCTGCTGTCGAACGCACGGGTCCACACGCCGCCGGACACCACCGTGACCGTCGCCCTGCGTGTGACAGACGACAGTCCTGATCATGGGTCGGTCGAATTGACCGTCACCGACAACGGTCCCGGTGTCGCCCCGGATATTCTCCCCCAACTGTTCGAGCGGTTCGTTCGAGGAGACAGGGGACGTTCACGAAAGACCGACAGCACGGGACTCGGTCTGGCGATAGCGGCCTCGATCGTCGAGGCACATCACGGCACTGTGACGGTGCAGTCCCGCCCCGGTCTTACAACATTCTGCGTCTGCCTACCGCGCTCGGAATGA